The following coding sequences lie in one Hyphobacterium sp. CCMP332 genomic window:
- a CDS encoding M23 family metallopeptidase: MLFVRLILSIWLVAFVAACATPSPRDPAQIDYRRANTSGPSPSVLNSAPRCDPGARYTVRSGDTLSEIAEDCGVSTSDLANANGLYPPYELLAGQELTFPRPSSHTVRRGENLYRIGLRYNINYLDLASHNGIGAPYAIEVGQEIRIPNGRVRTVSLEPPPVRTDRPRTNVTRETPVTVESADPPPRRDPPARTEPPASAGPVTFQWPIRGDIISTFGPKPDGRRNDGINIAANEGDSVRAAAGGTVVYAGGELQGYGELVLIRHDGGWVTAYAHNSRLLVAEGDRVDQGQLIAEAGSTGSVDTSQVHFEIRRGVTPEDPMGHLQGS; the protein is encoded by the coding sequence GTGTTATTCGTTCGTCTGATCCTATCTATATGGCTGGTGGCCTTTGTGGCCGCCTGTGCGACGCCGTCGCCGCGGGATCCTGCGCAGATTGATTACCGGCGCGCGAATACCAGTGGCCCGTCGCCGTCCGTCCTGAATTCGGCCCCGCGCTGCGATCCGGGTGCCCGCTATACGGTCCGGTCCGGCGACACGCTGTCGGAAATTGCCGAGGATTGTGGCGTCTCGACGTCGGACCTGGCGAATGCCAACGGGCTGTATCCGCCGTATGAATTGCTCGCCGGTCAGGAGCTGACATTTCCGCGCCCGTCCTCGCACACCGTGCGGCGCGGCGAGAATCTCTACCGGATCGGATTGCGCTATAATATCAACTATCTGGACCTTGCCTCCCACAATGGCATCGGCGCGCCCTATGCCATCGAGGTCGGCCAGGAAATCCGTATTCCAAACGGGCGCGTGCGCACGGTCTCGCTTGAGCCACCGCCGGTCCGGACTGACCGGCCCCGTACCAATGTAACCCGCGAAACACCGGTCACGGTAGAAAGTGCAGATCCGCCCCCGCGCCGCGACCCACCCGCGCGCACCGAGCCGCCGGCGAGCGCGGGGCCGGTGACATTCCAGTGGCCCATTCGCGGGGACATCATCTCGACATTCGGTCCCAAACCCGATGGCCGCCGCAATGACGGTATCAATATCGCGGCCAATGAAGGCGATAGTGTGCGGGCCGCGGCGGGCGGAACGGTGGTGTATGCGGGCGGTGAATTGCAGGGCTATGGCGAGCTGGTCCTGATCCGCCATGATGGGGGCTGGGTGACCGCCTATGCGCACAACTCCCGCCTTCTTGTGGCCGAGGGCGACCGGGTGGACCAGGGGCAATTGATCGCTGAAGCCGGGTCGACCGGATCGGTTGATACGTCTCAGGTGCATTTCGAGATCCGCCGCGGCGTGACTCCGGAAGACCCGATGGGGCATCTGCAGGGAAGTTAA
- a CDS encoding protein-L-isoaspartate(D-aspartate) O-methyltransferase has translation MTGVEPRVIQLVMSLRGSGVTDRHVLGAIERTPRNIFVPERFQDHAFDDRALPIDCGQTISQPLIVGLMTQLLKVDDRCKVLEIGTGSGYQAAILSRLSRRVYTIERYRTLAKEAEARFASLRLTNITTRIGDGTKGWPEQAPFDRIIVTAGAPIRPDTLLSQLKPGGIAVVPVNNDSGTQTLIRYTRTETGELDEDAIMDVRFVPLVDGETKTL, from the coding sequence ATGACCGGCGTCGAGCCCCGCGTCATCCAGCTTGTGATGAGCTTGCGCGGGTCCGGCGTGACGGACCGCCATGTTCTGGGCGCCATCGAGCGAACGCCGCGCAACATCTTCGTGCCGGAACGGTTCCAGGACCATGCCTTCGACGACCGGGCCCTGCCGATTGATTGCGGTCAGACGATCAGCCAGCCGCTGATTGTCGGGCTGATGACCCAGCTTCTGAAGGTGGATGATCGCTGCAAGGTGCTGGAGATCGGGACGGGGTCGGGATATCAGGCGGCCATCCTGTCGCGCCTGTCGCGGCGGGTTTATACGATCGAGCGATACCGGACCCTGGCTAAGGAAGCCGAGGCCCGGTTTGCCAGCTTGCGCCTGACCAATATCACCACGCGTATCGGTGACGGGACAAAGGGCTGGCCGGAGCAGGCACCGTTCGACCGGATTATCGTGACCGCCGGAGCACCGATTCGGCCGGATACGCTGCTTTCGCAGTTGAAGCCGGGCGGAATTGCCGTGGTCCCCGTGAATAATGACAGTGGAACACAGACACTCATTCGCTACACCCGAACCGAAACCGGCGAGCTTGATGAGGACGCCATCATGGATGTCCGCTTTGTCCCGCTGGTGGATGGTGAAACAAAAACGCTCTGA
- the surE gene encoding 5'/3'-nucleotidase SurE — protein MKNPRILLTNDDGIRARGLKSLQKIAAELSDDVWIAAPAEEQSGAGRSLTLHDPLRVRKIDDKSFAISGTPTDAVLMGVQDLITDKKPDLVLSGVNRGGNVAEDVTFSGTVAGAMQGMQLGIPSIALSQVYSFLPNAEPRWEVCETFGAPIIRRLLEEGWAEDVLININFPDRDPSEVKEVEVTKQGRRDQAIVHADKRTDPRGVDYYWIGFRGAPQSPPEGDDLHAVMGGRISVTPLHVDLTHMETHHRLKGLLGGAPPRK, from the coding sequence ATGAAAAACCCCCGAATTCTACTGACCAATGATGATGGCATTCGTGCGCGCGGACTGAAATCGCTGCAAAAGATCGCGGCGGAATTGTCCGACGATGTCTGGATTGCTGCGCCTGCCGAGGAGCAGTCCGGGGCCGGGCGGTCCCTGACTCTGCATGACCCGCTGCGCGTGCGCAAAATCGACGACAAATCCTTCGCGATTTCGGGCACGCCGACGGATGCGGTCCTGATGGGCGTGCAGGACCTGATCACGGACAAGAAGCCCGATCTGGTGCTGTCGGGGGTCAATCGCGGCGGCAATGTTGCCGAAGATGTGACGTTTTCGGGGACGGTCGCCGGCGCCATGCAGGGTATGCAACTGGGCATCCCCTCGATCGCGCTGAGCCAGGTCTATTCCTTCCTGCCCAATGCCGAGCCGCGCTGGGAGGTTTGCGAGACCTTCGGAGCGCCAATCATCCGCCGTCTTCTGGAAGAGGGCTGGGCGGAGGATGTGCTGATCAATATCAACTTCCCGGATCGCGACCCGTCAGAGGTGAAGGAAGTGGAGGTCACCAAGCAGGGACGCCGCGATCAGGCGATTGTGCACGCTGACAAGCGCACCGATCCGCGCGGTGTGGATTATTACTGGATCGGCTTCAGGGGCGCACCGCAGAGCCCGCCGGAAGGCGATGATCTGCACGCTGTCATGGGCGGGCGTATCTCGGTCACGCCCTTGCATGTCGATCTCACGCATATGGAAACCCACCATCGCCTGAAGGGGCTTCTGGGTGGGGCGCCGCCACGCAAATGA
- the serS gene encoding serine--tRNA ligase has translation MHDIRLIRDNPEAFDQGLAKRFLEPQSDEILRLDRKRREAVGRQQEAETERNALSKQIGQAKAKGDEGEFNRLRAEVDRLKSVLEDSGADAAKFEEALNQHLAGLPNIPMDDVPVGKDEADNEEVRGWGTPKEFGFTPRDHVDLGEGLGQLDFERAAAMSGARFAVLQGGLARLERALAQFMLDLHTSEHGFTEVSPPYLVRDEAMFGTGQLPKFADDSFHTDNGYWLIPTSEVPLTNLFRETIHKEADFPARLTAFTPCFRSEAGSAGRDTRGLIRMHQFQKVEMVCVTRPEDSEEELDRMTNCAEEILRRLELPYRVMLLSSGDMGFGARKTYDLEVWLPSQVTYREISSCSNCGDFQARRMNARFRREGEKKPEFLHTLNGSGVAVGRAMLAVMENHQNEDGSITIPDVLRPYMGGLEVLSA, from the coding sequence ATGCACGATATCCGTTTGATCCGCGACAATCCCGAAGCCTTTGATCAGGGTCTGGCAAAGCGATTCCTGGAACCGCAGTCGGATGAAATCCTGCGTCTGGACCGGAAGCGCCGCGAGGCCGTGGGCCGCCAGCAGGAAGCCGAGACCGAACGCAATGCGCTGTCGAAGCAGATCGGCCAGGCGAAGGCCAAGGGCGATGAAGGCGAGTTCAACCGCCTGCGCGCCGAAGTCGATCGCCTGAAATCGGTTCTGGAGGACTCCGGTGCTGACGCCGCGAAATTCGAAGAGGCGCTGAACCAGCATCTCGCCGGCCTGCCGAATATTCCGATGGACGACGTTCCGGTTGGCAAGGACGAGGCCGACAATGAAGAGGTGCGCGGATGGGGCACGCCGAAAGAATTCGGCTTCACGCCAAGGGATCACGTTGATCTGGGCGAGGGGCTGGGTCAGCTCGATTTTGAACGCGCCGCCGCCATGTCCGGCGCGCGCTTTGCCGTTCTGCAGGGTGGTCTGGCGCGGCTGGAGCGGGCGCTGGCGCAATTCATGCTGGATTTGCACACTTCAGAGCATGGTTTCACCGAGGTGAGTCCGCCCTATCTGGTACGCGATGAGGCGATGTTCGGCACGGGGCAATTACCTAAATTCGCCGATGATTCCTTCCATACCGACAATGGTTACTGGCTCATTCCAACCTCGGAAGTGCCGCTGACCAATTTGTTCCGTGAAACCATTCACAAAGAGGCGGATTTTCCGGCGCGTTTGACTGCATTTACACCCTGTTTCCGGTCCGAGGCCGGTTCGGCGGGCAGGGATACGCGTGGCCTGATCCGCATGCACCAGTTCCAGAAGGTGGAGATGGTGTGTGTGACCCGGCCCGAGGACTCCGAGGAGGAGCTGGACCGCATGACGAATTGCGCCGAGGAAATTCTGCGCCGTCTGGAATTGCCCTACCGGGTGATGCTGCTGTCCTCCGGCGATATGGGGTTCGGCGCGCGCAAGACCTATGATCTGGAAGTCTGGCTGCCGAGCCAGGTTACGTATCGCGAGATATCCTCCTGCTCCAATTGCGGAGACTTCCAGGCGCGCCGCATGAATGCGCGCTTCCGTCGTGAGGGTGAGAAAAAGCCGGAATTCCTGCACACGCTGAATGGGTCTGGCGTCGCCGTGGGCCGCGCCATGCTGGCGGTGATGGAAAATCACCAGAATGAAGATGGCTCGATCACCATCCCGGACGTGCTGCGCCCCTATATGGGTGGGCTCGAGGTTTTGAGCGCATGA
- the tatC gene encoding twin-arginine translocase subunit TatC — MNEKIGTDIEDEVEASRAPLMEHLVELRMRLIRLVIALIIGFGICFAFAEPIYNFLLVPFEDAAARVRDGDLSLELIFTAPLEFFFVKVKLALFGALVLAFPWLAYEIFAFVSPGLYKNERGAFAPFLLGAPALFVAGMSFVYYFVLPFVMRFALSQEQIGGENSVSIQLLTRVSDYLNLVTTLILAFGLSFQLPVLLMLLGGAGIVSSRQLMGSWKIALLGIFVFAAFVTPPDPISQLILGSVLMALYGISIAGVRMVEKRPKPAGADAES; from the coding sequence ATGAACGAGAAAATCGGTACCGATATCGAGGATGAAGTCGAAGCCAGCCGTGCGCCGTTGATGGAGCATCTGGTTGAATTGCGGATGCGGCTGATCCGTCTGGTGATCGCGTTGATCATCGGTTTCGGGATTTGCTTTGCCTTTGCCGAGCCGATCTACAATTTCCTACTGGTGCCGTTCGAGGACGCCGCGGCCCGCGTACGCGACGGGGATTTATCGCTTGAGCTGATCTTTACGGCACCGCTCGAATTTTTCTTCGTAAAGGTCAAACTGGCCCTGTTCGGGGCGCTGGTCCTCGCTTTCCCCTGGCTGGCCTATGAAATTTTCGCCTTTGTTTCGCCGGGCCTGTACAAGAATGAGCGCGGCGCTTTTGCGCCTTTTCTGCTCGGCGCGCCGGCGCTGTTCGTGGCGGGCATGTCCTTTGTCTACTATTTCGTCCTGCCCTTCGTGATGCGCTTTGCGCTGAGTCAGGAGCAGATAGGCGGCGAGAATTCGGTCTCGATCCAGCTTCTGACGCGGGTGTCGGACTATCTCAACCTGGTGACGACCCTGATTCTGGCCTTTGGCCTCAGCTTTCAGTTGCCTGTGCTGCTGATGCTGCTCGGGGGCGCCGGCATTGTCAGCTCCAGGCAATTGATGGGATCGTGGAAGATCGCACTATTGGGCATATTCGTGTTTGCAGCCTTTGTGACGCCGCCGGATCCGATCAGCCAGCTTATTCTCGGTTCGGTTCTTATGGCCCTCTATGGCATTTCGATTGCCGGTGTCCGGATGGTCGAGAAGCGCCCCAAACCGGCCGGGGCCGACGCCGAATCCTGA
- the tatB gene encoding Sec-independent protein translocase protein TatB, translating into MNPGIGAPELIVLAVLALIVVGPKDLPMLFRRVGRFVGQARQMARDFQRSFDDMGREAEMSELRREIEALKSGNPVAKAKRELDDVQRDLASLEHETIVERKYAAAEKQHNTIDKKQPDGVAPAEPSQPTVEPYTKPKRKAAKPTVEE; encoded by the coding sequence ATGAATCCCGGCATTGGCGCTCCCGAACTTATAGTCCTGGCGGTTCTGGCCCTGATCGTGGTCGGACCCAAAGACCTGCCGATGCTGTTTCGGCGGGTTGGCCGTTTTGTGGGGCAGGCGCGGCAGATGGCCCGCGATTTCCAGCGCAGCTTTGATGATATGGGCCGCGAGGCCGAGATGTCCGAGCTTCGCCGCGAAATCGAAGCCCTGAAGTCCGGCAACCCGGTTGCGAAAGCCAAACGCGAGCTGGATGATGTCCAGCGCGACCTAGCCTCTCTGGAACACGAGACAATCGTCGAGCGCAAATATGCGGCGGCGGAAAAACAGCATAACACAATCGACAAGAAACAGCCTGATGGGGTCGCGCCGGCGGAGCCGTCGCAGCCGACGGTCGAGCCCTACACCAAACCCAAGCGTAAGGCGGCCAAGCCGACGGTTGAGGAATGA
- a CDS encoding twin-arginine translocase TatA/TatE family subunit, whose amino-acid sequence MAPGIWQILIIVVLIALLFGAGRISGLMGEVAKGITSFRKGLKEGEDGTDKDEGGNASISENAASEETTTASREDEKTRN is encoded by the coding sequence ATGGCACCGGGCATCTGGCAAATTCTGATTATCGTCGTTCTTATCGCCTTGCTCTTTGGCGCGGGACGTATTTCGGGTCTGATGGGTGAAGTCGCCAAAGGCATCACCAGCTTCCGCAAGGGCCTGAAAGAAGGCGAGGACGGCACCGACAAGGACGAGGGCGGTAATGCCTCGATCAGCGAGAATGCTGCGTCGGAGGAAACGACCACGGCCTCTCGCGAGGACGAAAAGACGCGGAACTAG
- the scpB gene encoding SMC-Scp complex subunit ScpB: protein MTDKPDPINEAIEKLRERASRQGQAETGSHEKGPRLAVNAEQDRLRRMEALLFAAVEPLDIETLQTRLPAESDVEALLAKLQEDYAERGVQLTEVGGRWRFETAPDLRGLLEEIREEPRKLSDAGLETLAIIAYHQPVTRAEIEEIRGVAVSKGTLDLLFELSWIRPRGRRRTPGRPVTYGTTNGFLQYFGLASIADLPGQADLKAAGLLDARLPPGFEIPDPGLSEGLEGEDPLDPEEDAHLFHVDFMDEDDSET, encoded by the coding sequence ATGACGGACAAGCCCGATCCCATTAATGAAGCGATTGAAAAGCTTCGCGAGCGCGCGTCTCGTCAGGGGCAGGCCGAGACCGGCAGCCATGAAAAGGGCCCGCGTCTGGCGGTAAATGCCGAGCAGGACCGATTGCGCCGTATGGAGGCCTTGCTGTTTGCCGCCGTTGAGCCGCTGGATATCGAGACCCTGCAGACCCGATTGCCGGCCGAGAGCGATGTCGAGGCTTTGTTGGCGAAGCTGCAGGAAGATTATGCCGAGCGGGGTGTTCAACTGACAGAGGTCGGGGGGCGCTGGCGCTTTGAAACCGCGCCGGATTTGCGCGGCCTGCTGGAAGAGATTCGCGAAGAGCCGCGCAAACTGTCGGATGCCGGGCTCGAAACGCTGGCCATCATTGCCTATCATCAGCCGGTCACACGGGCCGAGATCGAGGAAATTCGCGGTGTGGCGGTGTCCAAGGGAACGCTGGATCTTCTGTTCGAGCTCAGCTGGATCCGGCCGCGCGGCCGTCGGCGTACGCCGGGGCGTCCGGTGACCTATGGCACGACAAATGGATTCCTGCAGTATTTCGGTCTCGCCTCTATTGCCGATTTGCCGGGGCAGGCGGATTTGAAAGCTGCCGGGCTTCTGGATGCGCGCCTGCCGCCCGGTTTTGAAATTCCCGATCCCGGCCTGTCCGAAGGCCTGGAGGGCGAAGACCCGCTGGACCCGGAAGAGGATGCGCATCTCTTCCATGTCGATTTCATGGACGAGGATGACAGCGAAACGTAA
- a CDS encoding ScpA family protein, translated as MSEEFEEDLPFEAAEDADHEALIVDLDGYEGPLHLLLALARKKKIDLTRLSILELAEQYLAFVHAAGKRLDLAAEYLVMASWLAYLKSRLLLPKPSKDDEEIAPEQMAAALAFRLRRLDAMRAAGGAVFAGKLYKRDIFPRGMPEGVRTLRASKYEASLYDLLSAYAKRRQASIRTNYRPELPKVYALDAARTRLERILPEIRHWKTLDSLLPTDMELGQNAPPRRSVLASSTLAALEVTKDGHAELRQAKAYDPIEVRGKEDAPKT; from the coding sequence ATGAGCGAGGAGTTCGAGGAAGATCTGCCGTTTGAAGCCGCCGAAGACGCCGATCATGAGGCGTTGATCGTCGATCTTGATGGTTATGAGGGTCCGCTACATCTCTTGCTGGCGCTGGCCCGGAAGAAGAAAATCGACCTCACCAGGCTCTCCATTCTCGAACTGGCCGAGCAATATCTGGCCTTTGTACATGCAGCCGGAAAACGCCTTGATCTTGCCGCGGAATATCTCGTCATGGCGAGTTGGCTGGCCTATCTCAAATCGCGCCTGCTTTTGCCCAAACCAAGCAAGGATGACGAGGAAATCGCGCCGGAACAGATGGCAGCGGCTCTGGCATTCCGGCTTCGCCGTCTCGATGCGATGCGCGCGGCCGGCGGCGCCGTCTTTGCCGGCAAGCTGTACAAGCGCGATATTTTTCCCCGCGGCATGCCGGAGGGGGTGCGCACGCTACGCGCCTCGAAATATGAAGCCAGCCTCTATGACCTTTTGAGCGCCTATGCCAAACGCCGGCAGGCTTCCATCCGCACGAACTACCGGCCGGAATTGCCGAAAGTCTATGCGCTGGATGCCGCGCGAACGCGGCTGGAGCGCATTCTGCCGGAGATCAGGCACTGGAAGACGCTGGACAGTCTGTTGCCGACCGATATGGAGCTCGGCCAGAATGCGCCGCCGCGCCGCTCTGTGCTGGCGAGCTCGACATTGGCAGCGCTGGAAGTGACCAAGGATGGTCATGCGGAATTGCGTCAGGCGAAAGCCTATGATCCCATTGAGGTCAGAGGCAAGGAGGACGCGCCCAAGACATGA
- the nagZ gene encoding beta-N-acetylhexosaminidase: MSARAAIFGLKGPTLRDSEIAFFRESDPWGFILFARNVESPKQLARLCVSLRDVVGREAPVFIDQEGGRVQRLRAPQWRDAPPAEIFGQLYADNAEAAKEAVWLNHRLIAHELRSSGIDADCAPCLDLAIDGADAVIGDRAYGSDVDVIAALGQSAMDGLMAGGVAPVIKHVPGHGRADADSHFHLPRVKEPLDLLIETDFAPFAALKHAPMGMTAHIVYDALDDSAPATMSETAIGYIRNEIDFDGLLMTDDLSMKALSGSFAERTRRSIAADCDIVLHCNGDRHEMEAIADAAPLLADKALARAAKAEAAREEREKFDVQSGLIKLESLLAGVRT; the protein is encoded by the coding sequence ATGAGTGCGCGCGCCGCAATCTTCGGCCTGAAGGGCCCGACTCTCCGCGACAGTGAAATCGCCTTTTTCCGCGAGTCCGATCCTTGGGGTTTCATCCTCTTTGCCCGCAATGTGGAGAGCCCCAAACAACTCGCCCGCCTGTGTGTCTCGCTACGCGATGTGGTGGGCCGGGAAGCGCCGGTTTTCATCGATCAGGAAGGCGGGCGGGTTCAGCGCCTGCGGGCGCCGCAATGGCGGGATGCGCCGCCTGCTGAGATTTTTGGCCAGCTTTATGCCGACAATGCCGAGGCCGCGAAAGAAGCCGTCTGGCTGAATCATCGCCTGATCGCGCATGAATTGCGCTCAAGCGGCATTGATGCGGATTGTGCGCCGTGTCTCGATCTGGCGATTGACGGCGCCGATGCCGTGATTGGTGACCGGGCCTATGGCTCGGATGTCGATGTGATTGCGGCGCTGGGTCAGTCGGCCATGGATGGCTTGATGGCCGGCGGCGTGGCGCCGGTGATCAAGCATGTGCCGGGACATGGCCGCGCCGATGCAGACAGCCATTTTCACCTGCCACGCGTGAAAGAACCTCTGGACCTCCTGATCGAGACTGATTTTGCGCCCTTTGCGGCGCTGAAACACGCTCCGATGGGGATGACAGCGCATATCGTCTACGACGCGCTGGATGACAGTGCGCCGGCGACCATGTCGGAAACCGCCATCGGCTATATCCGGAACGAGATCGACTTTGACGGCCTGTTGATGACAGACGATTTGTCGATGAAGGCGCTGTCAGGCTCCTTCGCAGAACGCACCAGGCGTTCCATCGCTGCTGATTGCGATATTGTCCTGCATTGCAACGGTGATCGTCACGAGATGGAGGCGATTGCGGATGCCGCGCCGCTACTGGCGGACAAGGCGCTGGCGCGCGCGGCTAAAGCGGAGGCCGCCCGCGAAGAGCGGGAAAAATTCGATGTTCAGTCCGGCCTGATCAAGCTGGAGTCGCTTCTGGCCGGGGTGAGGACATGA
- a CDS encoding SPOR domain-containing protein: MSDRDTQSPLGEYDEDDETFDAREDSRRGPLLLTTAAAVFVLFIAVVWSAYQQGVRDRDEPSRIVADSTPYRERPADPGGTETPDLDIEAYERISGDTSGDGGTTPRAGPEEPVEDSGRPALRLEETTPDQTVSDTSGNNSTETDVAANTSPPQRTEPERTVEPAETPVSTPPPPAAQPAEETPAAMAVPAPTSSGNWVVQIGSFRTEDEAESAWVNFITGYSDISAGASPDIQSAEIEGRGTYHRLRIAAFAGRDEASAFCAALQARGQDCYATRR, from the coding sequence ATGAGCGATCGCGATACCCAATCCCCCCTCGGCGAGTATGACGAGGATGATGAAACATTCGACGCGCGCGAGGATTCGCGCCGCGGCCCGCTGCTGCTGACGACAGCCGCTGCGGTGTTTGTGCTGTTTATCGCCGTCGTGTGGAGCGCTTATCAGCAGGGCGTGCGTGACCGTGATGAGCCCTCGCGGATTGTGGCGGATTCGACGCCTTATCGCGAGCGCCCAGCGGATCCGGGCGGAACGGAAACGCCTGATCTCGATATAGAGGCCTATGAGCGCATCTCCGGTGATACGTCAGGCGATGGTGGAACGACACCGCGCGCTGGCCCGGAAGAGCCGGTGGAAGATAGCGGCCGTCCGGCGCTGCGCCTCGAGGAAACGACCCCGGATCAGACTGTATCGGATACCTCCGGCAACAATTCGACTGAAACGGACGTTGCTGCAAATACATCGCCGCCCCAGCGTACAGAGCCGGAAAGAACGGTCGAGCCTGCCGAAACGCCGGTGTCAACGCCGCCGCCCCCTGCGGCTCAACCTGCCGAAGAGACGCCGGCGGCGATGGCGGTTCCTGCCCCGACCTCCAGCGGCAACTGGGTGGTGCAGATCGGCTCTTTCCGGACCGAGGATGAAGCGGAAAGTGCATGGGTGAACTTCATTACCGGTTATTCCGACATTTCTGCCGGGGCCTCGCCGGATATCCAGTCTGCTGAAATCGAGGGCCGCGGTACCTATCATCGCCTGCGGATCGCGGCCTTTGCCGGGCGTGATGAAGCCTCTGCCTTCTGTGCGGCCTTGCAGGCGCGCGGGCAGGATTGCTACGCCACACGCAGATGA
- a CDS encoding deoxyguanosinetriphosphate triphosphohydrolase yields MSVGATDRSRAKYACHPSQTRGRVYPQADSASRTAFQRDRDRIIHTTAFRRLKEKTQVFVAHEGDHYRTRLTHSLEVAQIARTIARALNADEDLTEALALAHDLGHPPFGHAGERALAECMKDFGGFDHNAHTLRIITRSEVRYAEFEGLNLTWETVEGIVKHNGPLVTQARGEGQLNWGITDYPHWRELELSTFASLEAQIAAVSDDIAYNNHDIDDGLRAGLLDIDELAQLPLVGETLRSVRRRYPDASEETLILEMVRELIGRMVTDVLNETRTRLDQLDPGSVNDIRMAGRETAAFSNDMLIGLAEVRRHLFANMYRHYKVNRVMAQAERVVTELFTCFHSDPGLLPTRFRAGAGEAGSVELARRVCDYIAGMTDRYALEEHRRLFTVQGYF; encoded by the coding sequence ATGAGTGTGGGTGCCACAGATCGCAGCCGGGCGAAATATGCCTGCCACCCCTCGCAGACGCGTGGGCGGGTCTATCCGCAGGCGGACAGCGCGTCCCGCACCGCCTTCCAGCGGGATCGCGACCGCATCATCCACACAACGGCCTTCCGGCGGCTGAAAGAGAAAACACAGGTCTTTGTCGCCCACGAGGGCGATCATTACCGGACCCGCCTGACGCATTCGCTGGAGGTGGCGCAGATTGCCCGCACAATTGCCCGGGCCCTCAATGCCGATGAGGACCTCACCGAAGCCCTGGCGCTGGCCCATGATCTGGGTCATCCGCCCTTCGGTCATGCCGGCGAACGGGCGCTGGCCGAGTGCATGAAGGATTTTGGCGGGTTTGATCACAATGCGCATACGCTGCGCATAATCACCCGGTCGGAAGTGCGATATGCGGAGTTCGAAGGCCTGAACCTGACCTGGGAGACGGTGGAAGGTATCGTCAAGCACAATGGCCCGCTGGTGACGCAAGCCAGGGGCGAAGGCCAGCTCAATTGGGGCATTACCGATTATCCGCACTGGCGGGAGCTGGAATTGTCCACTTTCGCTTCGCTGGAGGCCCAGATCGCCGCCGTGTCGGATGATATTGCCTACAACAATCACGATATTGACGATGGTCTGCGCGCGGGCCTGCTGGATATTGACGAATTGGCGCAATTGCCGCTGGTGGGCGAGACATTGCGTTCGGTTCGCCGGCGCTATCCAGACGCTTCGGAGGAAACTCTCATCCTCGAGATGGTGCGCGAGCTGATCGGGCGGATGGTGACCGATGTGCTGAATGAGACCCGCACGCGCCTCGACCAACTCGATCCGGGCAGCGTCAACGATATTCGTATGGCAGGCCGGGAAACGGCCGCCTTCTCGAATGACATGCTGATCGGTCTCGCCGAAGTCCGCCGCCATTTATTTGCCAATATGTACAGGCATTACAAGGTGAACCGGGTCATGGCGCAGGCCGAACGTGTGGTGACGGAGCTGTTTACCTGTTTTCACTCCGACCCCGGACTGTTGCCGACCCGGTTTCGCGCCGGGGCAGGCGAGGCCGGGAGTGTGGAACTTGCCCGCCGGGTGTGTGATTATATCGCTGGTATGACCGACCGGTATGCTCTGGAGGAGCATCGGCGGTTATTCACAGTTCAGGGCTACTTCTGA
- a CDS encoding iron-sulfur cluster assembly accessory protein — protein MTAPQIELTERAAKRINAILESEKAGVMRISVEGGGCSGFSYKFGVDQAASDDDTVLELDGAKVAIDSASLPFLADCTIDFADDLIGATFKIENPHATAACGCGVSFSI, from the coding sequence ATGACCGCCCCCCAGATTGAACTGACCGAACGCGCCGCCAAACGCATCAATGCCATTCTCGAATCCGAGAAGGCCGGTGTGATGCGTATCTCCGTGGAGGGCGGCGGATGCTCGGGCTTTTCCTACAAATTCGGCGTTGATCAGGCCGCTTCGGACGATGATACGGTGCTGGAGCTGGACGGCGCGAAGGTCGCCATCGACAGCGCCTCCCTGCCCTTCCTGGCCGATTGCACGATCGATTTTGCCGATGATCTGATCGGCGCGACCTTCAAGATCGAGAACCCTCACGCCACGGCAGCGTGCGGCTGCGGCGTCTCGTTTTCGATCTGA